A window from Listeria seeligeri serovar 1/2b str. SLCC3954 encodes these proteins:
- a CDS encoding DUF2977 domain-containing protein, which yields MFLKTNEHNEILSFATIGEIDGGLKLSDDLQIPDDFEPRKYKFAEGKISVNLDFEAKKIDESEDNTIEQMKATNARLMMGFAELTNEVNALKGGD from the coding sequence ATGTTTTTAAAAACAAACGAACATAACGAAATATTAAGCTTTGCGACAATCGGAGAAATCGACGGAGGTTTGAAATTATCGGACGATTTACAAATTCCAGACGATTTCGAACCAAGAAAATATAAATTCGCAGAAGGAAAAATAAGCGTTAATTTAGATTTTGAAGCAAAAAAAATAGATGAGAGCGAAGATAATACAATCGAGCAAATGAAAGCGACAAATGCACGTTTGATGATGGGGTTCGCGGAGTTAACGAATGAAGTAAATGCGCTGAAAGGAGGTGACTAA
- a CDS encoding MurR/RpiR family transcriptional regulator: MTSGSIINRIEDILNDLPKSEKKIGQAVLANPEFTTTASIHKLAQKADASGAAVVRFCKSIGLQSFPELKRQLSLDLAQPQKKGYYDIEPNEDFHAITEKLVSNMTQTLNDTASQLNETKVLEACELLGQADTIYTYGVGASWLVAEDISQKWLRAGKHVLATQDAHVLAMAFATGKKKAVFIAISNSGETSEVLQLVDQAKLNNVTVISLTRFGNNKLKEKADLSLETSRAPEAEIRSTATSSRQAQLLVVDILFYYYASHHYDEMIQQIKHSREATNRFRE; the protein is encoded by the coding sequence ATGACTAGTGGTAGTATTATCAATCGAATAGAAGACATTTTAAATGACTTACCAAAATCAGAAAAAAAGATTGGTCAAGCAGTATTAGCAAATCCGGAATTCACCACCACAGCATCCATTCATAAGCTAGCACAAAAAGCAGATGCAAGCGGGGCAGCCGTTGTTCGTTTTTGTAAATCAATCGGCCTTCAAAGCTTCCCAGAATTAAAACGGCAACTATCACTTGATTTAGCTCAACCCCAAAAAAAAGGATATTATGATATTGAACCGAATGAAGATTTTCATGCAATTACAGAAAAACTAGTTTCTAACATGACTCAAACATTGAATGATACAGCGAGCCAGCTAAATGAAACCAAAGTTTTAGAAGCATGTGAGTTACTAGGTCAAGCGGATACAATTTATACATATGGCGTTGGTGCTTCTTGGCTAGTAGCAGAAGATATCTCCCAAAAATGGTTGCGTGCAGGAAAGCATGTATTAGCCACACAAGATGCTCATGTCCTGGCAATGGCTTTTGCAACTGGAAAGAAAAAAGCAGTTTTTATTGCTATTTCGAACAGCGGTGAAACGTCCGAAGTCCTGCAACTGGTTGATCAAGCCAAACTAAACAATGTCACAGTTATTAGCCTTACACGTTTTGGTAACAATAAACTGAAAGAAAAAGCCGATTTATCATTAGAAACATCCCGTGCACCAGAAGCCGAAATTAGAAGTACAGCAACAAGTTCGAGACAAGCGCAATTGCTCGTAGTTGATATTTTATTTTACTACTATGCTTCCCATCACTACGACGAAATGATTCAACAAATTAAACATTCTCGAGAGGCCACTAATCGTTTTAGAGAATAA
- a CDS encoding N-acetylmuramoyl-L-alanine amidase, giving the protein MTKKLKLAVFAGHGGVDSGAVGNGYHEDDLALDIMKRTTKVLRNAGHTVINNRTADVNRNISADAKLANREKVDAVIEFHFDAAGASAEGTTGFYCATSSSSKKLAQCVNDKLDDVFKDRNVKPDTSTRHGRLGILRETNAVATLQEVAFITNKNDVAKYNAKADEVARKVVEGISSYFGQKLPATKSSSASKAASSTSSNKNSYYTENPQKIKTLVQCDLYNSVDFTEKHKTGGTFPKGTVFTTVGTAKTKGGTPRLKTKSGYFITANKKFVKKI; this is encoded by the coding sequence ATGACTAAAAAATTAAAATTAGCGGTGTTCGCTGGACATGGCGGGGTAGATAGTGGCGCGGTAGGAAACGGCTACCACGAGGATGATTTAGCGTTAGATATTATGAAGCGAACAACTAAAGTATTGCGAAATGCGGGACATACAGTTATTAATAACCGTACAGCTGATGTGAATCGTAACATTTCAGCAGATGCGAAACTTGCAAACAGAGAAAAAGTAGATGCGGTTATTGAATTTCATTTTGATGCGGCAGGGGCGTCAGCAGAAGGTACTACGGGCTTCTATTGCGCGACTTCTAGTTCAAGTAAGAAACTTGCGCAATGTGTCAATGATAAGCTTGATGACGTATTCAAGGACCGAAATGTTAAACCGGACACATCGACGCGTCACGGACGCTTAGGTATTTTACGCGAAACAAATGCTGTTGCTACATTACAAGAAGTTGCGTTTATTACAAATAAAAATGATGTAGCTAAGTATAACGCAAAAGCGGACGAAGTAGCTCGAAAGGTGGTAGAAGGGATTTCGAGCTACTTTGGTCAGAAGTTGCCTGCTACTAAATCATCTAGCGCAAGCAAAGCCGCTTCCTCTACAAGTTCAAATAAAAATTCTTATTACACCGAAAACCCTCAGAAAATCAAAACCTTGGTACAGTGCGACTTATACAATTCGGTTGACTTCACCGAGAAGCACAAAACAGGCGGGACATTTCCGAAGGGGACGGTCTTCACCACTGTTGGAACGGCGAAAACGAAAGGCGGAACACCACGTTTGAAAACAAAATCGGGATATTTTATCACAGCAAACAAGAAATTTGTCAAGAAAATTTAA
- the asnB gene encoding asparagine synthase (glutamine-hydrolyzing), which produces MCGFVGCVHDRITEITGADKETFRQMNSMITHRGPDDEGYFTDDHVQFGFRRLSIIDVENGHQPLTYENERYWIIFNGEVYNYVELREQLIAEGMTFETECDTEVIIATYAKYKEKTAERLRGMFGFVIWDKQEGLVYGARDPFGIKPFFYAEEDGKLYMGSEKKSLLHALKEKELDEVSLQNYMTYQFVPEPDSLTKNVKRLEPGHQFTKKIGEPMEITTYWKATFAPVTKSEDAWVKEVRDVMYDSVKMHMRSDVPVGSFLSGGIDSSIIAAIAKEYHPAIKTFSVGFERDGFSEIDVAKETADKLGVENISYVISPEEYMKELPKIVWHMDDPLADPAAIPLYFLSREARKQVTVALSGEGADELFGGYNIYNEPNSLAMFNKMPKAFKSMLNSVAKVMPEGMRGKSFLERGTTPMEERYIGNAKMFTEKEKQILLPKYQAGHDYTNITDPFYAETKNYHPVERMQYIDIHTWLRGDILLKADRMTMANSLEVRVPFLDKEVYNVARGIPDTMKTTQGTTKYILRKAAATFVPEHVLNRRKLGFPVPIRHWLKDEMNAWVKNIIKESPTDHLINKQYVLDLLDDHCAGKFDYSRKIWTVVIFMIWYDVYVADKYDFGK; this is translated from the coding sequence ATGTGTGGATTTGTAGGATGCGTACATGACCGCATTACAGAGATTACTGGCGCTGATAAAGAAACCTTCAGACAAATGAATAGTATGATTACGCACCGTGGACCAGACGATGAAGGTTACTTCACAGATGATCACGTGCAATTTGGTTTCCGCCGTTTAAGTATTATTGATGTAGAAAACGGTCATCAACCGCTAACGTATGAAAATGAACGTTATTGGATTATTTTTAATGGAGAAGTTTATAACTATGTCGAACTCCGCGAACAATTAATCGCTGAGGGAATGACATTTGAAACAGAATGTGATACAGAAGTAATTATTGCCACATATGCGAAATATAAAGAAAAAACTGCTGAACGCCTACGCGGAATGTTTGGCTTTGTTATTTGGGACAAACAAGAAGGACTTGTATACGGAGCACGCGACCCATTTGGTATCAAACCATTTTTCTATGCAGAAGAAGATGGCAAGCTTTATATGGGCTCTGAGAAAAAATCTCTTCTTCATGCTTTAAAAGAAAAAGAATTAGATGAAGTTTCCTTACAAAATTACATGACTTACCAATTTGTTCCAGAACCAGATTCTTTAACAAAGAATGTGAAACGCTTGGAACCAGGTCACCAATTCACAAAAAAAATTGGCGAACCAATGGAGATTACGACTTATTGGAAAGCTACATTTGCTCCTGTGACTAAATCAGAAGACGCATGGGTGAAAGAAGTCCGTGATGTTATGTATGATTCTGTTAAAATGCATATGCGTTCTGATGTGCCAGTTGGTTCGTTCTTATCTGGTGGAATTGATTCGTCGATTATTGCGGCGATTGCGAAAGAATATCACCCGGCGATCAAAACATTCTCAGTTGGTTTTGAACGGGATGGATTTAGCGAAATTGACGTGGCGAAAGAAACCGCAGACAAACTTGGTGTAGAGAACATTAGTTATGTCATCTCACCAGAAGAATATATGAAAGAATTACCAAAAATTGTTTGGCATATGGATGATCCACTTGCTGACCCTGCAGCTATTCCACTTTACTTCTTATCCAGAGAAGCACGCAAACAAGTAACTGTTGCTTTGTCCGGCGAGGGTGCGGATGAACTATTTGGCGGGTACAATATTTATAACGAACCTAACTCTTTAGCAATGTTCAATAAAATGCCCAAAGCCTTTAAATCCATGCTAAATAGTGTGGCAAAAGTTATGCCAGAAGGAATGCGTGGTAAAAGTTTCTTAGAACGAGGAACAACACCGATGGAAGAACGTTATATCGGAAATGCAAAAATGTTCACAGAAAAAGAAAAACAAATTTTACTTCCAAAATACCAAGCTGGACATGATTATACGAATATTACCGATCCGTTTTATGCGGAAACAAAAAATTATCATCCAGTAGAAAGAATGCAGTATATTGATATTCATACGTGGCTTCGAGGAGATATTCTTCTGAAAGCTGACCGGATGACAATGGCTAATTCGTTGGAAGTTCGTGTACCTTTCCTTGATAAAGAAGTGTATAATGTTGCAAGAGGAATTCCAGATACGATGAAAACAACACAAGGAACAACAAAATATATCTTGCGTAAAGCAGCAGCGACTTTTGTACCAGAACACGTACTTAATCGCCGCAAATTAGGATTCCCTGTGCCAATTCGTCACTGGCTAAAAGACGAAATGAATGCTTGGGTTAAAAATATTATTAAAGAATCCCCAACTGATCATTTAATCAACAAACAATACGTTCTTGATTTGCTAGACGACCACTGTGCTGGGAAATTTGACTACAGTCGAAAAATCTGGACAGTCGTTATCTTTATGATTTGGTACGATGTTTATGTAGCAGATAAATACGATTTCGGTAAATAA
- the leuS gene encoding leucine--tRNA ligase — translation MTFNHKKVEPKWQQYWSEHNTFKTTEDKNKENFYALDMFPYPSGAGLHVGHPEGYTATDILSRMKRMQGKNVLHPIGWDAFGLPAEQYAIDTGNDPEEFTALNIANFTRQIKSLGFSYDWEREINTTDPEYYKWTQWIFEKLYENGLAYEAEIAVNWCPALGTVLANEEVIDGKSERGGFPVFRKPMRQWMLKITAYADRLLDDLDLVDWPENIKDMQRNWIGRSEGAEVTFKIKDSDETFNVFTTRPDTLFGATYTVFAPEHELVEKITTAAQKDAVEAYKKQVELKSELERTDLAKDKTGVFTGAYAINPINGEEVPVWIADYVLIQYGTGAIMAVPAHDERDYEFAKQFGLNIRPVLEGGDVTKEAFTGDGPHINSDFLNGLDKTEAITAAIDWLEKEQIGSRKITYRLRDWLFSRQRYWGEPIPVIHWEDGETTLVPEEELPLLLPKATEIKPSGTGESPLANLHDWVNVTDENGRKGRRETNTMPQWAGSSWYFLRYIDPNNTEAIADKEKLAEWLPVDVYIGGAEHAVLHLLYARFWHKFLYDIGVVPTKEPFQKLFNQGMILGENNEKMSKSRGNVVNPDEVVEKYGADTLRMYEMFMGPLEASIAWNENGLEGSRKFLDRIWRLLVTEEGTLAEKVTTEPNANLEKAYHHMVKTVTNHFENLRFNTGISQLMIFINEAYKQDTIPKEYVEGFVQLLSPIAPHLAEELWEILGHTETISYVSWPTYDETKLVEDEVEIVLQVNGKVKSKITVAKSLAKDELEKVAQNDEKIKENLEGKTIRKVIVVPGKLVNIVAN, via the coding sequence GTGACATTTAATCACAAAAAAGTGGAACCGAAATGGCAACAATATTGGAGTGAACATAATACCTTTAAAACAACCGAAGATAAAAATAAAGAAAATTTCTATGCGCTAGATATGTTCCCGTATCCATCAGGAGCTGGTCTTCACGTAGGACATCCAGAAGGTTATACCGCAACAGATATTTTGTCTAGAATGAAACGGATGCAAGGTAAAAATGTGCTTCATCCGATTGGTTGGGATGCTTTCGGTCTTCCTGCTGAACAATATGCGATTGATACTGGAAATGATCCAGAAGAATTTACTGCACTTAACATTGCTAATTTTACTCGCCAAATTAAATCACTTGGTTTTTCCTATGACTGGGAACGCGAAATTAATACAACCGACCCAGAATATTATAAATGGACACAGTGGATTTTTGAAAAACTATATGAAAATGGTTTGGCTTATGAAGCTGAAATCGCTGTAAACTGGTGCCCAGCGCTAGGTACTGTCCTTGCAAACGAAGAAGTTATTGATGGCAAAAGTGAACGCGGTGGTTTCCCAGTTTTCCGTAAACCAATGCGCCAGTGGATGCTGAAAATTACCGCATATGCAGACCGTTTGCTAGATGACCTTGACCTTGTCGATTGGCCTGAAAATATTAAAGATATGCAACGTAACTGGATTGGACGATCAGAAGGGGCCGAAGTAACTTTCAAAATAAAAGACAGCGACGAAACCTTTAACGTCTTCACGACACGCCCAGATACGCTTTTTGGCGCAACTTATACTGTATTTGCACCAGAACATGAACTTGTTGAAAAAATCACCACAGCCGCTCAAAAAGACGCAGTGGAAGCATATAAAAAACAAGTTGAACTAAAAAGTGAACTAGAAAGAACCGACCTTGCGAAAGATAAAACGGGCGTATTCACAGGTGCCTATGCTATCAATCCAATTAACGGTGAAGAAGTACCCGTTTGGATTGCTGATTATGTACTAATCCAGTACGGGACCGGAGCAATTATGGCAGTACCCGCGCATGATGAACGCGACTATGAATTCGCAAAACAATTTGGCTTGAATATTCGTCCAGTTCTTGAAGGCGGAGACGTTACTAAAGAAGCGTTTACTGGGGACGGCCCGCATATTAACTCTGACTTTTTGAATGGTCTAGATAAAACAGAAGCAATCACAGCAGCAATTGACTGGCTTGAAAAAGAACAAATCGGTAGCCGTAAAATCACTTACCGTTTGCGCGACTGGTTGTTTAGTAGACAACGTTACTGGGGCGAACCAATTCCAGTTATTCACTGGGAAGACGGCGAGACAACGCTTGTACCAGAAGAAGAATTACCACTACTCTTACCAAAAGCTACCGAAATCAAACCATCAGGAACTGGTGAATCCCCACTTGCTAACTTACATGATTGGGTAAATGTTACAGATGAAAACGGTCGTAAAGGACGCAGAGAAACAAACACAATGCCTCAATGGGCTGGTTCAAGTTGGTATTTCTTGCGTTATATTGATCCAAATAACACCGAAGCAATTGCCGACAAAGAAAAACTTGCAGAATGGCTACCAGTAGATGTTTATATTGGCGGGGCTGAACATGCGGTGCTTCATTTGCTTTACGCGCGTTTCTGGCATAAATTCTTGTATGACATTGGTGTGGTTCCAACCAAAGAACCTTTCCAAAAACTATTTAACCAAGGAATGATTCTTGGCGAAAATAATGAAAAAATGTCCAAATCAAGAGGAAATGTTGTTAATCCGGATGAAGTAGTAGAAAAATACGGAGCAGATACACTTCGCATGTATGAAATGTTCATGGGACCACTAGAAGCTTCTATTGCATGGAACGAAAATGGACTCGAAGGATCACGCAAATTCCTCGATCGTATTTGGCGCTTGCTGGTTACTGAAGAAGGCACACTTGCTGAGAAAGTTACAACTGAACCTAATGCTAATTTGGAAAAAGCTTATCATCACATGGTGAAAACAGTAACGAATCATTTCGAAAACCTACGTTTCAACACAGGGATTTCGCAACTAATGATTTTTATCAATGAAGCATATAAACAAGACACGATTCCAAAAGAATACGTCGAAGGTTTCGTTCAACTCTTGTCACCAATCGCGCCTCATCTAGCAGAAGAATTGTGGGAAATCCTTGGTCATACCGAAACAATCAGTTACGTTTCTTGGCCAACATACGACGAAACAAAACTCGTAGAAGATGAAGTAGAAATCGTTCTTCAAGTAAACGGCAAAGTAAAAAGTAAAATCACAGTTGCTAAATCTCTTGCAAAAGATGAACTAGAAAAAGTCGCGCAAAATGACGAAAAAATCAAAGAAAACCTTGAAGGCAAAACGATTCGTAAAGTAATCGTTGTCCCTGGAAAACTTGTAAATATCGTTGCGAATTAA
- a CDS encoding holin, translated as MDFGTELLTYMTLLSIIVTALTEIIKKTNVIPAKFIPLLSVVLGILLGVFASALPGAGTLSEMAWAGGLAGLGGTGLFEQFTNRSKRKDEEK; from the coding sequence ATGGATTTTGGAACTGAATTATTAACATATATGACTTTACTTTCTATCATAGTCACAGCACTAACCGAGATAATTAAGAAAACAAATGTTATCCCGGCAAAATTCATACCCTTACTAAGCGTTGTATTAGGCATTTTGTTAGGGGTTTTTGCCAGCGCCTTGCCGGGAGCTGGTACCTTATCAGAAATGGCGTGGGCGGGCGGATTGGCCGGACTAGGCGGAACAGGTTTATTTGAACAATTTACAAATCGAAGTAAACGAAAGGATGAGGAAAAATGA
- a CDS encoding TIGR01212 family radical SAM protein (This family includes YhcC from E. coli K-12, an uncharacterized radical SAM protein.), with translation MKQANPFLYSNDNKRYHTWNYCLREQFGQKTYKVALDGGFDCPNRDGTVAHGGCTFCSAAGSGDFAGNRALDLKVQFQQVRDKMQTKWKDGKCIAYFQAFTNTHAPVAELREKFETVLNEPGVVGLSIATRPDCLPDDVVEYLAELNERTYLWLELGLQSAHDETGRLINRAHDYDCYLEGVKKLQAHNIRICTHIINGLPKETPEMMMETTQKVVESGVDGIKIHLLHLLKGTPMVEDYKKGDLEFLTRDGYVNLVADQLEILPPEMVIHRITGDGGVDDLIGPVWSLNKFEVLNAIDAELVRRDSWQGKLYQSSEVIAK, from the coding sequence GTGAAACAAGCGAATCCATTTTTATACAGTAATGATAACAAGCGGTATCATACTTGGAACTACTGCTTACGCGAACAATTTGGTCAAAAAACTTACAAGGTAGCTCTCGACGGTGGTTTTGATTGTCCGAATCGTGATGGCACGGTGGCACATGGTGGTTGCACCTTTTGTAGTGCTGCTGGGTCTGGTGATTTTGCGGGGAACCGAGCGCTTGATTTAAAAGTGCAGTTCCAACAAGTGCGTGATAAAATGCAAACAAAATGGAAAGATGGCAAATGTATTGCATATTTTCAAGCATTTACAAATACACACGCCCCAGTTGCTGAACTCCGCGAAAAATTTGAAACAGTTTTAAATGAGCCTGGCGTAGTTGGCCTTTCGATTGCAACTAGACCTGACTGTTTACCAGATGATGTCGTCGAATACTTGGCTGAACTGAATGAACGTACTTATCTTTGGCTTGAGCTTGGTTTGCAATCTGCACATGATGAAACTGGTCGACTAATCAACCGCGCCCATGATTATGATTGTTATTTAGAAGGCGTGAAGAAACTACAAGCGCATAATATCCGAATTTGTACGCATATTATTAATGGTCTTCCTAAAGAAACGCCCGAAATGATGATGGAAACTACCCAAAAAGTCGTCGAAAGTGGCGTGGATGGAATTAAGATTCATTTACTTCATTTGTTAAAAGGTACGCCAATGGTGGAAGACTATAAAAAAGGTGATTTGGAATTCCTAACTCGAGATGGCTATGTCAACTTAGTGGCTGACCAACTAGAAATCTTGCCTCCTGAAATGGTTATTCACCGGATTACTGGTGACGGCGGGGTTGATGATTTGATTGGCCCTGTTTGGAGCTTAAATAAATTTGAAGTATTAAATGCCATTGATGCTGAATTAGTTAGAAGAGACAGCTGGCAAGGAAAACTGTATCAATCGTCGGAAGTGATTGCTAAATGA
- the murQ gene encoding N-acetylmuramic acid 6-phosphate etherase, giving the protein MLENLATEERNKKTIDLDTLSPKEILAVMNEEDATVPTAIKNVLPQIELIVSGVISSFQNGGRLIYLGAGTSGRLGVLDAAECVPTFGVAKEQVVGLIAGGEKAFVAAIEGAEDSKTLGENDLKQIKLAANDFVIGIAASGRTPYVIGALDYAKSVGAKTGAISCNANAEISAHADIAVEIVTGAEILTGSTRLKAGTAQKLVLNMISTASMVGIGKVYKNLMVDVLPTNKKLEERSKRIIMEATEVDYETASKFYELAEKHVKVAIVMILTNSTKEIALEKLSEAKGFVRNTIQK; this is encoded by the coding sequence ATGTTAGAGAATTTAGCAACAGAAGAGCGAAATAAAAAAACGATTGATTTAGACACACTTTCTCCAAAAGAAATTTTAGCAGTAATGAATGAGGAAGATGCAACAGTTCCAACAGCTATAAAGAATGTCTTACCTCAAATCGAGTTAATTGTAAGCGGTGTCATATCAAGTTTTCAAAATGGTGGTCGGTTGATTTATCTTGGCGCCGGAACAAGCGGGAGATTAGGCGTACTTGATGCAGCTGAATGTGTGCCAACTTTTGGGGTCGCAAAGGAGCAGGTCGTTGGCTTAATTGCAGGCGGTGAAAAGGCTTTTGTAGCTGCAATAGAAGGTGCAGAAGATTCAAAAACACTTGGGGAAAACGACTTAAAGCAAATTAAGTTAGCTGCAAATGATTTTGTTATCGGGATTGCTGCAAGTGGTAGAACACCTTACGTTATTGGCGCACTTGATTATGCGAAATCTGTTGGGGCAAAAACCGGAGCGATTTCTTGTAATGCTAATGCAGAAATTTCAGCGCACGCCGATATAGCAGTAGAAATTGTGACCGGTGCCGAAATTTTAACAGGATCTACTAGATTAAAAGCAGGGACAGCGCAGAAACTAGTATTAAATATGATTTCCACAGCATCAATGGTCGGAATTGGAAAAGTTTATAAAAATTTAATGGTTGACGTTTTACCAACAAATAAAAAGTTAGAAGAGCGCTCTAAACGAATTATTATGGAAGCCACAGAAGTTGATTATGAAACAGCTAGTAAGTTTTATGAATTAGCTGAAAAACATGTCAAAGTAGCCATTGTCATGATCTTGACCAATTCAACCAAGGAAATAGCTTTAGAAAAATTAAGTGAAGCAAAGGGGTTTGTTCGAAACACCATTCAAAAATGA
- a CDS encoding class I SAM-dependent methyltransferase translates to MNLRAVLPFAHDTLRKVVRPGDYVVDATCGNGHDTLLLAELVGVNGHVLGFDIQQVAIAATKTRLENAAVSSQVELICASHATIPEYATTPVRAAIFNLGYLPGGDKKITTTADSTLLSIQHLMELLEVGGVIILVIYHGHPEGKQEKQAVVRFCETISQQEFHVLSYQFINQQNDAPFAIIIEKRKPRQS, encoded by the coding sequence ATGAATTTACGTGCAGTTCTTCCCTTTGCTCATGACACGCTTCGCAAAGTCGTACGTCCGGGTGATTATGTCGTGGACGCTACTTGTGGGAATGGTCATGATACGCTGTTACTTGCCGAACTTGTTGGTGTAAATGGTCATGTGTTGGGATTTGATATTCAACAAGTGGCGATTGCTGCAACCAAAACTCGATTAGAAAATGCAGCTGTGAGTTCACAAGTAGAATTAATTTGTGCAAGTCACGCTACGATTCCTGAATATGCGACCACCCCTGTTCGAGCAGCGATTTTCAACCTTGGCTATTTACCGGGTGGTGATAAGAAAATCACAACCACAGCAGACTCCACCTTACTTAGCATTCAACATTTGATGGAGTTATTAGAAGTTGGTGGCGTGATAATTCTCGTTATTTATCATGGACACCCAGAAGGCAAACAAGAAAAACAAGCGGTGGTCCGTTTTTGTGAGACTATCAGCCAACAAGAATTTCACGTTTTATCCTACCAATTTATCAACCAACAAAATGACGCACCATTTGCGATTATTATCGAAAAAAGAAAACCTAGACAAAGCTAA
- the metK gene encoding methionine adenosyltransferase produces MAKNRHLFTSESVSDGHPDKIADQISDAILDAIIAKDPDARVACETTVTTGLVLVAGEITTSVYVDIPKIVRDTIKEIGYTRAKYGFDAETCAVLTAIDEQSPDIAQGVDEALESRSGAENDAAIEAIGAGDQGLMFGFATDETKELMPLPIFLAHGLARKLTELRKTKKLDYLRPDAKTQVTVEYDEFNQPVRVDTIVVSTQHHPDITQEQIAKDLHTYLFPEVIDASFLDEDTKYFINPTGRFVIGGPLGDAGLTGRKIIVDTYGGYARHGGGAFSGKDPTKVDRSGAYAARYVAKNIVAAGLAKKVEVQLAYAIGVARPVSISIDTYGTSKFSEQELIDGVNALFDLRPAGIIHMLDLRRPIYRQTAAFGHFGRSDLDLPWERTDKAEALKKLVIK; encoded by the coding sequence TTGGCTAAAAATCGTCATCTATTTACATCGGAATCAGTTTCTGATGGACATCCAGATAAAATTGCGGATCAAATATCTGATGCAATTTTAGATGCAATTATTGCAAAAGATCCGGACGCTCGTGTGGCATGTGAGACCACTGTCACAACTGGGCTTGTTTTAGTAGCAGGGGAGATAACAACTTCTGTTTATGTAGATATTCCAAAAATCGTTCGAGATACGATTAAAGAAATTGGTTATACGCGTGCAAAATATGGTTTTGATGCAGAAACATGTGCCGTTTTAACAGCGATTGATGAGCAATCACCTGATATCGCACAAGGAGTAGATGAAGCATTAGAATCTAGAAGTGGTGCAGAAAATGATGCGGCTATTGAAGCAATCGGTGCGGGAGACCAAGGTTTAATGTTTGGCTTTGCAACCGATGAAACAAAAGAACTTATGCCGCTACCAATCTTTTTAGCACACGGATTAGCACGTAAATTAACAGAATTACGGAAAACGAAAAAATTGGATTATTTACGTCCCGATGCAAAAACACAAGTAACGGTCGAATATGATGAATTTAATCAGCCTGTTCGAGTGGATACGATAGTTGTTTCGACGCAACATCATCCGGACATTACTCAAGAACAAATTGCCAAAGACTTGCATACGTATCTTTTCCCAGAAGTGATTGATGCTTCTTTCCTAGATGAAGATACGAAATATTTTATTAATCCAACTGGTCGTTTTGTTATCGGCGGACCGCTTGGAGATGCAGGTTTAACTGGTCGGAAAATCATTGTAGATACTTACGGTGGTTATGCAAGACATGGCGGCGGGGCTTTTTCTGGAAAAGATCCAACCAAAGTAGACCGTTCTGGCGCTTATGCAGCGAGATATGTGGCGAAAAACATTGTTGCAGCCGGACTTGCTAAAAAAGTCGAAGTACAATTAGCCTATGCTATTGGTGTAGCTCGTCCTGTATCGATTTCGATTGATACATATGGAACAAGTAAGTTTTCCGAGCAAGAGCTTATTGATGGTGTCAATGCATTATTTGATTTACGTCCAGCTGGAATTATTCATATGCTTGATCTTCGTCGCCCAATTTATCGTCAAACAGCCGCTTTTGGACATTTTGGCCGAAGTGACCTTGACCTACCTTGGGAAAGAACCGATAAAGCAGAAGCACTAAAAAAATTAGTAATCAAATAA
- a CDS encoding XkdX family protein, with protein MTKLSSYITFEDIQLFYVWGCYTDVDIRNFVKFGTITQKQFTELTGEAYNAN; from the coding sequence GTGACTAAATTGAGTAGTTATATCACTTTCGAAGACATTCAATTATTTTATGTATGGGGATGTTACACAGATGTCGACATTCGTAATTTTGTGAAATTTGGGACAATAACGCAAAAACAATTTACAGAGCTAACGGGAGAAGCATATAACGCTAATTAG